In Xyrauchen texanus isolate HMW12.3.18 chromosome 14, RBS_HiC_50CHRs, whole genome shotgun sequence, the following are encoded in one genomic region:
- the LOC127654989 gene encoding calcipressin-1-like: protein MHLKTMKCNPFCLIASLGDPDIFNSPVERTSFEELFHAFDSNVTFQYFKSFRRARINFTDAMAAAEARAKLHKSDFNGREVRLCFAKSVHIGSPRLEPPKPDKQFLLSPPPSPPVGWEQSKDTTPVLNYDLLCAITRLGQGEKYELQPGTPTTPSVVVHVCESDQDSSGNEDMMGGQRPHPKIIQTRRPEYTSSVMH, encoded by the exons ATGCATCTGAAAACGATGAAGTGCAACCCTTTCTGCCTTATCGCTTCCTTAGGGGATCCAGATATTTTTAACAGCCCTGTGGAGAGG ACCAGTTTCGAGGAGCTGTTCCATGCCTTTGACAGCAACGTCACCTTTCAGTATTTTAAGAGTTTCCGTCGGGCGAGAATTAATTTTACCGATGCTATGGCAGCTGCGGAGgcaagagcaaaactccacaaaaGTGATTTTAATGGCAGGGAGGTGCGACTCTGTTTTGCCAAG TCCGTGCACATTGGCAGTCCACGCCTTGAACCTCCTAAACCAGATAAGCAGTTCCTCCTCTCCCCTCCTCCATCACCTCCTGTAGGTTGGGAGCAGTCCAAGGACACCACACCTGTACTTAACTATGACCTTCTGTGTGCCATCACCAGACTTGGGCAAG GTGAAAAGTATGAACTCCAACCAGGAACTCCCACTACTCCCAGTGTAGTGGttcatgtgtgtgagagtgaccaAGACAGCTCAGGAAATGAGGATATGATGGGTGGCCAGCGTCCCCATCCGAAAATCATCCAGACCCGTCGACCAGAATACACTTCCTCTGTCATGCATTGA
- the dnajc28 gene encoding dnaJ homolog subfamily C member 28, with amino-acid sequence MSCSLLLRLHPGKLHRALLPLCCPPALRALSSVSISRSLKESYRLLQLPDDGASSPAEVKEAYLCLAKLYHPDSGAPTADAALFSQIEEAYRAVLSHLGQQRSDSQYTQMHEEEEEDKMKNQAPQHRHYLSFEGVGSGTPSQRERQYQQFRVDRATDQVLEYRRKEMELAAAEEGAMVIRDARLRSKQIKITQALDRLVEDLIQESMARGDFQNLPGTGKPLNKFDHNPYMDPMTHNLNRILIDNGYQPEWIVLQKEIRETIRKIRESLQNVRARLGDPMSHSENIQWKDHCDVFADELGKLNKKVDNFNLIVPLMSRQMVHFSLKREVENILKTDELIRQERDKKKERKQKEGMEMARTTDHTRQGLITWIHNLLK; translated from the coding sequence ATGAGCTGTTCACTATTGTTACGGTTACACCCAGGGAAACTCCACAGAGCTCTGCTGCCCCTGTGCTGTCCCCCTGCACTGCGAGCTCTCAGCTCTGTATCTATCAGCCGCAGCTTAAAGGAAAGCTATCGTCTCCTGCAATTGCCTGACGATGGAGCCAGCAGCCCGGCAGAAGTGAAGGAAGCTTACCTGTGCCTGGCCAAGCTGTACCATCCAGATTCTGGAGCTCCCACCGCAGATGCAGCTTTATTCTCCCAAATAGAGGAGGCCTATAGGGCCGTGCTATCCCATCTCGGTCAGCAAAGATCAGACTCACAGTACACTCAAATGcatgaggaagaagaggaagataAAATGAAAAATCAAGCCCCTCAACACAGACACTACCTCAGTTTTGAAGGTGTGGGGTCAGGCACTCCCAGCCAGCGGGAGCGGCAATACCAGCAGTTCCGCGTAGACCGTGCTACCGACCAGGTCCTGGAGTATCGACGAAAGGAGATGGAGCTGGCGGCAGCTGAAGAGGGAGCTATGGTGATCCGGGATGCACGATTACGCAGCAAGCAGATCAAAATCACCCAGGCGCTGGATAGGCTGGTGGAGGACCTAATCCAGGAGTCAATGGCCCGTGGGGACTTTCAGAATCTCCCTGGCACTGGCAAACCGCTCAACAAGTTTGACCATAACCCATACATGGATCCTATGACTCACAATCTCAACAGAATCCTCATCGACAACGGTTACCAGCCTGAGTGGATTGTGTTACAGAAGGAGATTAGGGAAACCATCAGaaaaataagagagagtttgCAGAATGTCAGGGCCAGATTAGGGGATCCCATGAGCCACTCAGAAAATATTCAATGGAAGGATCATTGTGATGTGTTTGCAGATGAACTGGGGAAACTCAACAAGAAAGTGGACAACTTTAACCTGATTGTGCCTCTAATGAGTAGGCAGATGGTGCATTTTAGCTTGAAAAGAGAGGTGGAGAATATACTGAAAACCGATGAGCTAATCAggcaggagagggataaaaaaaaagaaagaaagcaaaagGAGGGGATGGAGATGGCAAGAACAACTGACCACACCAGACAAGGACTTATCACATGGATACATAATCTTCTCAAATGA
- the LOC127654990 gene encoding uncharacterized protein LOC127654990 has protein sequence MLEQNYTDVHALLVSWLQHYFNETMAFGSAPHTPPHQLPVHLSGAPVQDKGYGMIYICLMVGLFSFFTFGIMFSYIRSKKVENSQDPYHQYIAKDWASVAYPVVISNPSALGHLPGYSGKDQEWA, from the coding sequence ATGCTTGAGCAGAACTACACAGATGTGCATGCTCTGTTGGTGTCCTGGTTACAGCACTACTTTAACGAGACAATGGCGTTTGGATCAGCACCACATACACCACCACACCAGCTACCTGTGCATCTGAGTGGAGCTCCAGTCCAAGATAAAGGTTACGGCATGATCTACATCTGTCTGATGGTGGGACTCTTTAGTTTCTTCACCTTTGGCATTATGTTCAGCTACATTCGCTCAAAGAAGGTGGAGAACTCACAGGATCCATATCATCAGTATATAGCTAAAGACTGGGCCAGTGTAGCATATCCTGTAGTCATCAGTAACCCATCTGCTCTTGGACACCTTCCAGGGTACAGTGGAAAAGACCAGGAATGGGCCTAA